The segment TAATACGAAGGGACCTTAACAGTAAAGAAGAGGCTTGTTAGatactgagaaaacagaaggaaacctTGGGCTAGCtgaattaattatatttttaatgaaaaataatttaaaaagccaAGATGAGCTGTCTCTagcaaactgattttttaaaaatatttaaaattattcgGTTTCTTCACTTTTGTCTGcgttatttcttccttttattcctgCAACGCCTCTCCCTCTGCCTGTGCAGATCAGAGTAGCTGccttctgcagaacagcaatCTCATTTTGTTTACCTTGTGTTTCAAAGAGAATTGAACAAGCCCGGGATTCGCCTTCTCTAAACAAATACTGGCAAGACAAAGGTATCGCAGCTATTCTAGGGACAAAGGGTTTGTCGAGATGGAGAACGGTAAAGACTGGCAAGAAAAGAAGAGTCGATGTGGTTTTATCTGGAAAAAGTTAATCCTTTTCACAgcctcattttctttgcttttgagatagctctcctttttcatttaagttttAGAGTTTTTCATCCAAAGGAAGTGAGAAGCCAAggtattttctttgttcctgtCAAGTAGCTTGAACAGTTCGAGAACAGAAACCAGTCAGAGCAGTGTGATTAGCGTAGCCAATTAGGGTGGATTTGCATATTCACAACACAGCTATCGAGAAATAATTCTGCAGAGATAACGCGAGCATGGCAATGCCTGTCTGCCAGTCAGCGCATCCTGGCTCCTGTGCTGTGCGGTAATTGAGAAGTAACTGCGGACTGATTCTGAGATTGGGCACCCCCAGCCAATCCACGTGCAGCTCGGCAGGAAAGTGTATTTGCAAGGCAGAAGCTCTATGACACCCTTGCACGCTGGAAAAGGTTAATCTACAATCCATTTACATAAAATGCAACAGCATCTGTCAGATGAGTCGGTTCTTCAAGGCTCATTCCAGCTACAACTTGTGCTAGCTATCACTGTGGGGGGGACTCAGACCTCATCAGGAGTTTTGGGGTACGTGGCTTTTAATGAGATGGCAGATGACCAAGGCCTGAGCGTCCTGCCACTCTGCCCTTCAGCTCAGCCAGGTGCACAGCACAAGGGGAAGGTGAGCTTTGTGCAGCAGACCAAAGGGCGGGCCATAAAACTGTGCTCTTCTGTCCCAACAGGCCTTGCAGCAGCAGGGTGTTATCCAAGGAGTTggcaagaaagcaaacagtcCTTCAGGAAACCTTGTAGATAACAGACCAGGGTGGATGATCACTGCAGCTTTGTAATCtctgaaagtaaaaaatcaCCTTATACGCTGTAGCAACGACAATCTGTGCTCCATCTCTGTGCTCCTCCTGGTCCCACCGCTTGGTGTCTCTACCAGCAACTGCaggtgagcagggctgtggcctgcattttctgaatgctctGTTTGTTGAGGGGCTGACAAGTTGCTGCCTGCATTGTGCAGCAGCCGCATATGCTGATTTTAGAAAGACACACAGCGACGCCTGTCCTTAATCCTCCTGACTCCTCTTCTATGCTGGGTGCTGAAGTTGCGGTGTCCAGCTGCAACAGATCAGGTCTGGAGTGGCACCATGGGGCCTTCTCCTAGGTACAACTGCACAGGCTGCATGCGCTATCAAAACTGCTACAGGAAAGACTGCAACACAAAAATTAACTTCCTGCTACAAAATCTCAAGGAAGACTCAACAGAATCCTTCAAATTAGATGATTCTACAAATCATAAGACTATAAACTGGTGCTGTATTTGCCGGAATAAAGATTACGTGCTCGCAGCCTCCAGGCCACAAAGAGGCATTAGGCACATTTAGTTGGGCAGAAATGTCTCCCTCCAGGAAGATAATTTTGTTACGATCATCCATGATAGGGATTTTTTTACCTATTTCTAGAACGCTCACTGCTAGTTTATCTAGTCCACTGACTCAAGTAGGATTTTTTTGGTCTCACTTTATGAATATCCACTATTGTCTCTTGCCTTCCTATCCCCTTTGCGGCACCAGCTTTTTATTAGAAAGTTAATAAACTTTGTGTATGTTCTAAAGATAATattgaaaactgcaaaattgTGTTCTGCATTTTATAATTGGTGtggaaaaaaggaggagatCTAATCCTATTGGGCCTTCTTTGCTctcttttgctctctctctccctttttcctctttgatggTAAGCAGCAAATTTTAATTAGCTTCATTTCCACAATTCAGTCATGCATATGTAATCTTTGTTCACACTTTTATAAAGTAAAATTAAGTGAAAGAAATTGGGTAATAATAGAAAGCTTGTCTGAGCAGAACAAATGTGAATTATCAAACATAAGGAAAGATGACTGGGACTACAGGGCTTGAAGTTGTGCAAGGTTTGAGGtgatttttctaaaacagagcTGCATAAATAATGCATAGAAACAGGTGCTGATTATCCTGTTTTGGGCATCTTTTGTTCATTATGTACTTGGGCTGCTGAGGTACAGTGATAACCAGTGAATGTGAGGAGACTGCTTAATAACAGCTTTctaatgtttctcttttatcATGAGCTGAAAGTGTCACATGAGCTTGTCTAGTtaataaaaatcactttgtGAGCCCACTGTTCTTAGATTTGGTGTTGGAGCAGATTGCTGTACTGGGCCTCTCTCTTGATTATAGCTGCAAAAGTTGTTCTGCCGTTTTGCATTGTAATTTAAAGGTTTCCTAATCCATATACACGCCCTCTAATTAAATGTTTCCAGGGGTTACCTTGGGAGCCTTCAGTGCTATGGTTTGAAACTAAAACTAAAGAGCGCATTAAATTCATTCTCCCTGGGGTGAGACACAAGAGAGGGAAGTACATTTTCATCCCCTGCAACTTCTGATTATTAGAAAGTATGAGCATAATTGGGACTGCTAACTTCACTCTTTTTTGCTATCTCACATGAGAAGATGGAAATTTAAAGGGAGACAATGTGTCTAAGTCTGGAGTTCAATTTATAACTTCTGAGAAGATTCATCAACAGGAACTGAAAACCGGAATCTCCTGCTGAAGTAAATTGGTCCATAGCCACAGAAGCTGCATAACAAACACCGCTGCACCAGGTGCTGAGGTCTTCATTAAAGGATATGTAAAATAGTGAGGTGTATTGGTGTCACTGCATAGAGAAGTAAAATCTGAAGCCCAGTTAATGTTAAACTTATGAGCAGGTATTTCCCCTCAGTGCTTGTTCACATACTCAGCCTCACCCCACCAATCTAACAGCTTTAGGAGAAACACCTTTCTTTGTCCCTGAGAAGGAGCTCTTATTACAGGAAGTGAGTTTCAGACttgggcttcttttttttttttttctcctaactCTCCTTTGCTACCAGTGACTAGGGACAGGCAAGATTTAAATTAATGGTTAACAGAGGTGCACAGAAACTCTGACTTCCTCCTACTGAGGTCAGGGCAGAAAACTGCCTCTGTTCGCAGAGGAAGAGACGAGAGCTGAGCGAAGAGCAGTTCACATTACAGAAGGGCTGGAGAGCGGTAGCTTCACTCAAtagaaaaaagaggaggaaaaccCAAAAAGAGCAAGATTTGTTTGCTGTAAAGATTGGTAAGAACTGATTCGCTCCCACTTGGATTATTGACTCAACAGTTGTTGCTAACAAAACTCACAGGTGTGGCTTGTTGAGACGATTTCATTGTACCTGACTGCTCGGATTTGTGAAGGGGGCAAGGTGAGAAAAGATTGATTTGCTGTGGTATCGAACATCAGAGAggcttttcctcccttctcctcctcctagAGGCTGCTGATGGCTAAACAGGCATCCTCTTCAGACTGTTCTCATCTCATCGACCACAGCCACATCCCTGAGTTTGAGGTGTCTCCTTGGATCAAGATCACTTTGGCCTTGCTTGACATCTGCATCTTTGTGGCGGGCATCTTGGGCAACAGCATCACCATCAAGACTACCAGGATCCTGCAGAAGAAAGGCTACCTGCAGAAGGAGGTTACAGACCACATGGTAAGCTTGGCATGCTCTGACCTGCTGGTCATCCTACTGGGCATGCCCGTGGAGTTCTTCAGTGCCATCTGGAAGCCCTTTGCCACCCCAAATGGCAACGTGGCTTGCAAGCTCTACTACTTCCTCTTCGAAGCCTGCAGTTATGCGACTGTGCTGCATGTGGCCACCCTTAGTTTTGAGAGGTATGTGGCTATCTGCCACCCCTTCAAGTTCAAGGCAGTCTCTGGACCCCGTAAAGTGAAGATCCTCATTGCTTTTGTCTGGGGGACATCTGTCATCGTGGCTCTGCCCCTGCTCTTTGCCATAGGCACCGAGTATCCACTGGAAATCATTGAGGACTATCAAAGTGTGACTGCCTGTGCCAAGTCAACTGCCAGACAACACCTTCCCGaactgaagcaaaacatgaCCATCTGTACCAGCCTCTCCTCCAAGTGGCCTGTCTTCCAGGCCAGCATCTTCAGTGCCTTTGCTGTGTACATCATAGTGCTGGGGTCTGTTGCTTTCATGTGCCGCAGCATGATGAAAACCCTGATGATCCACAAGAAAGGAACTGTGGCGGTGAAGGGTGAGCCGGGACAACAGGAGCAGTACCTAAGGAAAAGCGAGAGCTCAGAGGGCAAGAGCTCCAGGAGACAGATCATTTTATTCCTGGGTAagagccccatcctgccctCCCTCCTCACCCCTGCCCTCTTCccaaagaagggaaggaaaccCAGAAGCCTCTATCTTACCAAGTTCTTCTCTGTGAGGGGTCTGTGGCTCAAAGGGGAAAGGGATACTATTGTTTGTAGTGGTATGTTTTAAGAAACCTGATTTCCCTGCATGTTTCTGATTCTTTCTATTGGTAGAAGAGGTGGGAGGGAACGTGGAAAGAAAAGTCTGATTGCTGTCTAATAGTTATGTTGTCTGACTATAACGCATGCCTATGTGATGCAGTAGTGGTAACAGGGTATTGATGCTTGACCTGTGGGGTAGCAGTAGGCACAGTTGCCAGGATATAAAGCAGCTCTATTTGCATGTCCTCCCATTAAATTACAAATACGTGCATATTTAGTAAGGCTCTTCATAAGAGGGAAGACTGATGTGCAAGATCTAAAATTTGTCCCACTGTGAAGGCAATTACCTGCTAACTCAGGGTGCTCTCAGGAGGGCACTTATTTAGCTGGGGCTGTTGTGGCTGTGTTGCATCGGAGCATTAAGAAAGCTGGGCTGGAGAGCTGATTTGGTCTTGCAAATAGcggttgtatttttttttttctcctggttttATTTGAAGGCCTGTAACCTTGGAATTATGTTTGATTCTGATCTCTCTTGCTGCATTTGTCAGACAAAAACTAATCAAGCTGTCATTTCACCAACTTGGAATCTTTCCGGGCTGTGATCCATGCAGTCTCCATGTTTGTTGATGCTCTTAGAGGCACCCTTAATCATGTCTTGGCTGAATTACAGCTAGTTCTTGTTTTGTTGAGTTGCTCAATACGATACTGGATATAATAAATGAACCATCTTGTGTATAAGTGCACAGCAGACCTAGGATTTCTATATTGGTTT is part of the Numida meleagris isolate 19003 breed g44 Domestic line chromosome 5, NumMel1.0, whole genome shotgun sequence genome and harbors:
- the GPR39 gene encoding G-protein coupled receptor 39 — translated: MAKQASSSDCSHLIDHSHIPEFEVSPWIKITLALLDICIFVAGILGNSITIKTTRILQKKGYLQKEVTDHMVSLACSDLLVILLGMPVEFFSAIWKPFATPNGNVACKLYYFLFEACSYATVLHVATLSFERYVAICHPFKFKAVSGPRKVKILIAFVWGTSVIVALPLLFAIGTEYPLEIIEDYQSVTACAKSTARQHLPELKQNMTICTSLSSKWPVFQASIFSAFAVYIIVLGSVAFMCRSMMKTLMIHKKGTVAVKGEPGQQEQYLRKSESSEGKSSRRQIILFLGLIVATLAICWMPNQIRRIMAAAKPKQDWTVPYFRAYIILLPIADIFFYLSSVVNPLLYNISSQQFRSVFLQVLRCHLTIEHANKEKFLRANLSSRARSSRSLRPLLFISSKRSSSTRSSSKGLSTSQNETNPDCSPQKPDLELQEPSLEVVPLETSSKPGPDAQNGLREHEV